The Deltaproteobacteria bacterium genome contains a region encoding:
- a CDS encoding cytochrome ubiquinol oxidase subunit I: MAELDLARAQMAMLFAFHILFAVAGMGMPVLMVLAEGAYLRTRKPVYAELARRWGRGTAVLFAVGAVSGTVLSFELGLLWPRFMEFAGGVIGLPFALEGFAFFTEAIFLGIYLYGWEKVPPPLHLAAGCLVALGGILSGVFVVAANAWMNSPAGFTLMAGRPVDVSPLAAMANPAWKTEAIHMTLAAFAASGFAVAGIHAFRLLREPRNGFHRVALGIALSVGGVAAVLQPVSGDMSARFLARNQPVKLAALEGQFRTQRGAPLRIGGLPDAADETTRYAIEIPGALSLLAFHDPDAEVVGLSAFPRDERPNPVPVHLAFQVMVACGIALAAVGATGAILGWKRRERLFSRPFLCAVVACGPLGLLAVEAGWVVTELGRQPWVIYKVMRTSDAVTPVGGLALPFAFFTLIYLALGVFAARLLRRELAESPFFTAGDGTASTVSGEV, encoded by the coding sequence GATGCCGGTCCTGATGGTCCTTGCGGAAGGCGCCTACCTCAGGACCCGCAAGCCGGTGTATGCCGAGCTGGCCCGCCGGTGGGGACGGGGCACCGCGGTCCTCTTCGCCGTCGGCGCCGTCTCGGGGACGGTCCTCTCCTTCGAGCTCGGCCTTCTCTGGCCGCGTTTCATGGAATTCGCCGGCGGGGTCATCGGACTGCCCTTCGCGCTCGAAGGATTCGCCTTCTTCACCGAGGCGATCTTTCTCGGGATCTACCTCTACGGCTGGGAGAAGGTCCCGCCACCGCTGCACCTCGCCGCGGGATGCCTGGTGGCCCTGGGGGGAATCCTTTCGGGCGTGTTCGTGGTGGCCGCCAACGCCTGGATGAACAGCCCCGCCGGGTTCACGCTCATGGCGGGAAGGCCGGTGGACGTCTCCCCGCTGGCGGCCATGGCCAACCCGGCCTGGAAAACCGAGGCGATCCACATGACGCTGGCCGCTTTCGCCGCTTCGGGGTTCGCCGTCGCGGGGATCCACGCGTTCCGGCTGCTGCGGGAACCGCGGAACGGCTTCCACCGGGTCGCGCTGGGGATCGCCCTGTCGGTCGGCGGGGTGGCCGCGGTGCTTCAGCCCGTAAGCGGTGACATGAGTGCCCGCTTCCTGGCCCGGAACCAGCCCGTGAAACTCGCCGCGCTGGAAGGGCAGTTCCGGACGCAACGCGGTGCCCCGTTGCGGATCGGAGGGCTGCCGGACGCCGCGGACGAAACCACCCGCTACGCCATCGAGATCCCGGGGGCCTTAAGCCTCCTGGCTTTCCACGACCCGGACGCAGAGGTCGTCGGGTTGTCCGCCTTCCCAAGGGACGAGCGGCCCAACCCCGTACCGGTCCACCTTGCGTTCCAGGTCATGGTCGCCTGCGGCATAGCTCTGGCCGCCGTGGGAGCGACGGGCGCCATCCTGGGGTGGAAGCGGCGGGAGCGGCTCTTCTCCCGGCCGTTTCTTTGCGCCGTTGTTGCCTGTGGCCCACTGGGCCTCCTCGCCGTGGAGGCAGGCTGGGTCGTGACCGAGCTCGGGCGGCAGCCGTGGGTCATCTATAAAGTGATGCGGACTTCCGATGCCGTGACCCCGGTGGGCGGGCTCGCCCTTCCGTTCGCGTTCTTCACCCTCATCTACCTCGCCCTGGGTGTCTTCGCGGCGCGCCTTCTGCGCAGGGAGCTGGCGGAGAGCCCCTTCTTCACGGCGGGGGATGGGACCGCCTCGACGGTGTCAGGGGAGGTGTGA